One segment of Methylotuvimicrobium sp. KM2 DNA contains the following:
- a CDS encoding LysR substrate-binding domain-containing protein: protein MNLSQIELLRTLHENGFNLSKAADSMHIVQSAVSRQLHLFEEELGSPLLTRNGKKLTGLTELGQKVLAQALTIQQAKKNIKSLASEYRNGDSGILHVATTHTQAKYFLPKPIQRFRAKYPGVKVYIVQSSPDLLIDFLHKDQADLAICTEKVAEDETLIINPCYEWHHAVVIPKEHPLASGDLTLERLASFPILTYSLGFTGRSNIEKAFNDRELPIDVVLAAADTDIIKTYVRLGLGVGLIAGMAYDPIVDSDLVARNLPGLIPSSMTKIAYLRQNYLPAYSRHFIEELLDAAQEMSA, encoded by the coding sequence ATGAATCTCAGCCAGATTGAATTACTTCGCACCCTGCATGAAAATGGTTTCAACCTCTCGAAGGCAGCCGATAGCATGCATATCGTGCAATCGGCGGTGAGCCGACAATTACATTTATTCGAAGAGGAACTGGGCTCGCCTTTATTGACAAGAAACGGCAAAAAACTGACCGGTCTGACCGAGCTGGGACAAAAAGTATTGGCTCAGGCATTGACCATTCAACAAGCCAAAAAAAATATCAAATCGCTCGCCTCGGAATACCGCAATGGCGACAGCGGAATCCTCCATGTCGCGACGACGCATACTCAGGCAAAATATTTTTTGCCGAAGCCGATACAGCGCTTTCGGGCCAAATATCCCGGCGTCAAGGTTTATATCGTGCAATCCTCGCCCGACCTCCTGATCGATTTTCTGCATAAGGACCAAGCCGATCTGGCCATTTGCACCGAAAAGGTCGCCGAAGATGAAACTTTGATCATCAACCCCTGTTACGAATGGCACCATGCCGTTGTCATCCCGAAGGAACATCCGCTGGCTAGCGGGGACTTGACATTGGAACGCTTGGCTTCGTTTCCGATTCTCACCTACTCGCTCGGCTTTACCGGCCGTTCCAATATCGAGAAGGCTTTTAACGACAGGGAGTTACCAATAGATGTGGTGCTGGCGGCAGCCGATACCGATATCATCAAAACTTACGTGCGTTTGGGATTGGGTGTCGGCTTGATCGCCGGTATGGCCTATGATCCGATTGTCGATTCAGATTTAGTTGCCCGTAATTTGCCCGGACTCATACCCAGCTCGATGACCAAAATCGCCTACTTGCGGCAGAATTATTTACCCGCCTACAGCCGGCATTTTATTGAAGAACTATTGGATGCTGCCCAAGAAATGAGCGCCTGA
- a CDS encoding alpha/beta hydrolase encodes MKTKIITVPGFHGSDVKHWQTWLERQLPGSERVSGIDWERPQILTWARAIEKHIDAKPERVILVAHSFGCLASALVASRYPEKVAGLILVAPASPQRFSLTGPIGVNFGSENDISSYLPKQRLQTLGLLVASTNDPWMELGQSEEFGRQWGMSLYNAGNAGHINSEAGYGEWPLIKQWVTTIQDAVASFQGDEPQFAKGIKQRAAAPQNAPWQSLYPSQIKIRHRGARQRTP; translated from the coding sequence ATGAAAACGAAAATAATCACCGTACCGGGTTTTCACGGCAGTGATGTCAAACATTGGCAAACCTGGCTGGAGCGGCAGCTGCCGGGCAGCGAGCGCGTATCCGGCATCGACTGGGAGCGTCCGCAAATTTTGACTTGGGCCAGAGCTATCGAAAAGCATATCGATGCAAAGCCTGAGCGAGTCATTCTGGTCGCACACAGTTTCGGCTGTCTGGCTAGCGCTTTGGTGGCATCAAGGTATCCTGAAAAAGTGGCTGGCCTGATTTTAGTTGCGCCGGCGTCGCCGCAGCGATTCTCTTTAACGGGACCAATAGGCGTAAATTTCGGATCGGAAAACGATATTTCAAGTTATCTGCCGAAGCAACGGCTCCAAACCTTGGGGTTACTAGTCGCGAGCACAAACGATCCCTGGATGGAATTAGGCCAATCCGAAGAGTTCGGTCGCCAATGGGGTATGTCGCTTTATAACGCGGGCAATGCAGGTCACATCAACAGTGAAGCCGGGTACGGTGAATGGCCATTGATAAAACAATGGGTCACGACAATACAGGATGCGGTTGCCTCCTTCCAAGGTGATGAGCCCCAATTCGCCAAGGGCATAAAACAGAGGGCAGCTGCGCCACAAAATGCACCATGGCAGAGTTTATACCCATCGCAGATCAAAATTCGGCACCGGGGTGCCCGTCAAAGGACGCCGTGA
- a CDS encoding MarR family transcriptional regulator — protein sequence MTITSTFPTVLRELLRTHQAFLSYAANHVQKFNLTLPQYDIIITLGGTSGMTPKKLGDETLITKGTLTGVVSRLEDKGLVQRSASTKDGRSQIISLTEAGKAVYEQSFPEHLHYINRLFENYEQEEIAALEANLVRLCQSVTAKRNDENEETDE from the coding sequence ATGACAATCACATCAACATTTCCGACCGTGTTACGCGAGTTATTGAGAACGCACCAAGCCTTTTTGTCTTATGCGGCGAATCATGTCCAGAAATTTAACCTGACCTTGCCGCAATACGACATCATCATCACCTTAGGCGGCACCTCCGGCATGACGCCCAAAAAACTGGGCGATGAAACCTTGATCACGAAAGGAACGCTAACCGGCGTCGTCAGCAGGCTAGAAGATAAGGGGCTCGTTCAGCGCAGCGCATCGACGAAAGATGGCCGAAGCCAGATCATCAGCTTGACCGAAGCGGGAAAAGCCGTCTATGAACAGTCTTTTCCGGAACATCTGCACTACATCAACCGTTTGTTCGAAAATTACGAACAGGAAGAGATCGCGGCGCTCGAGGCTAATTTAGTGCGTTTGTGTCAATCCGTCACGGCGAAACGAAATGACGAAAATGAAGAAACGGACGAATAA